The following proteins come from a genomic window of Acinonyx jubatus isolate Ajub_Pintada_27869175 chromosome C1, VMU_Ajub_asm_v1.0, whole genome shotgun sequence:
- the RNF220 gene encoding E3 ubiquitin-protein ligase RNF220 isoform X5, with translation MPRARNGRRSRGAGGREETFLRVRANRQTRLNARIGKMKRRKQDEGQVCPLCNCPLAGSEQEMSRHVEHCLSKREGSCVAEDDAVDIEHENSNRFEEYEWCGQKRIRATTLLEGGFRGSGFVMCSGKENPDSDADLDVDGDDTLEYGKPQYTEADVIPCTGEEPGEAKEREALRGAVLNGGPPSTRITPEFSKWASDEMPSTSNGESSKQEAMQKTCKNSDIEKITEDSAVTTFEALKARVRELERQLSRGDRYKCLICMDSYSMPLTSIQCWHVHCEECWLRTLGAKKLCPQCNTITAPGDLRRIYL, from the exons ATGCCGAGGGCCCGGAACGGCCGGCGGAGCAGGGGGGCCGGCGGGAGGGAGGAA ACCTTCCTGCGAGTGCGAGCCAACCGGCAGACCCGACTGAATG CTCGGATTGGGAAAATGAAACGGAGGAAGCAAGATGAAGGGCAGGTATGTCCCCTGTGCAACTGCCCCCTGGCAGGATCGGAGCAGGAGATGAGTAGGCATGTGGAGCATTGCCTTTCTAAG AGGGAAGGCTCCTGTGTGGCTGAGGACGATGCTGTGGACATCGAGCATGAGAATAGCAACCGCTTTGAGGAATATGAGTGGTGCGGGCAGAAGCGGATACGGGCCACCACTCTCCTGGAAGGTGGTTTCCGAG GCTCTGGCTTCGTCATGTGCAGCGGCAAGGAGAATCCGGACAGTGATGCTGACCTGGATGTGGATGGGGATGACACTCTGGAGTATGGGAAGCCACA ATACACAGAAGCTGACGTCATCCCCTGCACAGGCGAGGAGCCTGgtgaagccaaggagagagaggcaCTCCGGGGTGCAGTCCTAAA TGGCGGCCCTCCCAGCACACGCATCACGCCTGAGTTCTCTAAATGGGCCAGTGACG AGATGCCATCTACCAGCAACGGTGAGAGCAGCAAACAGGAAGCCATGCAGAAGACCTGCAAGAATAGTGACATCGAGAA AATCACCGAAGATTCAGCTGTGACCACGTTTGAGGCCCTGAAGGCTCGGGTCAGGGAACTTGAACGGCAGCTATCCCGTGGGGACCGTTACAAATGCCTCATCTGTATG GACTCATACTCGATGCCCCTAACGTCCATCCAGTGTTGGCATGTGCACTGCGAGGAGTGCTGGCTGCGGACCCTG GGTGCCAAGAAGCTCTGCCCTCAGTGCAACACCATCACAGCACCCGGAGACCTGCGGAGAATCTACTTGTGA
- the TMEM53 gene encoding transmembrane protein 53 isoform X2, whose product MCSQLWSQPRPQVCCCPDGQQKPGPSVLGIFSFSDQGCIVIRYTAPWHMVFFSESLGIPSLRVLAQKLLELLFDYEIEKEPLLFHVFSNAGVMLYRYVLELLQTHRRFCHLRVVGTIFDSGPGDSNLVGALRALAAILEHRPAVLRLLLLVAFALVAILFHVLLAPLTALFHTHFYDRLLDAASRWPELYLYSRADEVVLARDVERMVEARLAHRVLVRSVDFVSSAHVSHLRDYPAYYTSLCVNFMRSCVHC is encoded by the exons ATGTGCTCCCAGCTGTGGAGTCAGCCCAGACCTCAAGTCTGTTGTTGCCCTGATGGGCAGCAAAAGCCTGGGCCAAGTGTGCTGggaattttctccttttctgaccAG ggctGCATCGTGATCCGATACACAGCCCCATGGCACATGGTCTTCTTCTCCGAGTCCCTGGGCATCCCTTCACTTCGTGTTTTGGCCCAGAAGCTACTTGAGCTACTCTTTGATTACGAGATTGAGAAGGAGCCCCTGCTCTTCCATGTCTTCAGCAATGCTGGTGTCATGCTGTACCGATACGTGCTGGAGCTCCTGCAGACCCATCGGCGCTTCTGCCACCTGCGTGTGGTGGGCACCATCTTTGACAGCGGTCCTGGTGATAGCAACCTGGTGGGGGCTCTGCGGGCCCTGGCAGCCATCCTGGAGCACCGGCCTGCTGTGCTGCGCCTGCTGCTCCTGGTGGCCTTCGCCCTGGTGGCAATCCTGTTCCATGTCCTGCTCGCTCCACTCACTGCCCTCTTCCACACCCACTTCTATGACAGGCTACTCGATGCAGCCTCTCGCTGGCCTGAGCTCTACCTCTACTCGAGGGCCGACGAGGTGGTCCTGGCCAGGGATGTGGAACGTATGGTGGAGGCACGCCTGGCACACCGGGTCCTGGTGCGCTCTGTGGACTTTGTGTCATCTGCACATGTCAGCCACCTCCGCGACTACCCTGCTTACTACACAAGCCTCTGTGTCAACTTCATGCGCAGCTGTGTCCACTGCTGA
- the TMEM53 gene encoding transmembrane protein 53 isoform X1 encodes MASSELDYTIEIPDQPCWSQENSPNQGGKEVGTRQPLVILLGWGGCTDKNLAKYSAIYHKRGCIVIRYTAPWHMVFFSESLGIPSLRVLAQKLLELLFDYEIEKEPLLFHVFSNAGVMLYRYVLELLQTHRRFCHLRVVGTIFDSGPGDSNLVGALRALAAILEHRPAVLRLLLLVAFALVAILFHVLLAPLTALFHTHFYDRLLDAASRWPELYLYSRADEVVLARDVERMVEARLAHRVLVRSVDFVSSAHVSHLRDYPAYYTSLCVNFMRSCVHC; translated from the exons AGAACAGCCCCAACCAAGGCGGGAAGGAGGTGGGGACGCGACAGCCTTTGGTGATTCTCTTGGGCTGGGGTGGCTGCACCGACAAGAACCTTGCCAAGTACAGCGCCATCTACCACAAAAGG ggctGCATCGTGATCCGATACACAGCCCCATGGCACATGGTCTTCTTCTCCGAGTCCCTGGGCATCCCTTCACTTCGTGTTTTGGCCCAGAAGCTACTTGAGCTACTCTTTGATTACGAGATTGAGAAGGAGCCCCTGCTCTTCCATGTCTTCAGCAATGCTGGTGTCATGCTGTACCGATACGTGCTGGAGCTCCTGCAGACCCATCGGCGCTTCTGCCACCTGCGTGTGGTGGGCACCATCTTTGACAGCGGTCCTGGTGATAGCAACCTGGTGGGGGCTCTGCGGGCCCTGGCAGCCATCCTGGAGCACCGGCCTGCTGTGCTGCGCCTGCTGCTCCTGGTGGCCTTCGCCCTGGTGGCAATCCTGTTCCATGTCCTGCTCGCTCCACTCACTGCCCTCTTCCACACCCACTTCTATGACAGGCTACTCGATGCAGCCTCTCGCTGGCCTGAGCTCTACCTCTACTCGAGGGCCGACGAGGTGGTCCTGGCCAGGGATGTGGAACGTATGGTGGAGGCACGCCTGGCACACCGGGTCCTGGTGCGCTCTGTGGACTTTGTGTCATCTGCACATGTCAGCCACCTCCGCGACTACCCTGCTTACTACACAAGCCTCTGTGTCAACTTCATGCGCAGCTGTGTCCACTGCTGA